A genomic segment from Flammeovirga pectinis encodes:
- a CDS encoding beta-galactosidase produces MKNITILYFIFLLFFGLQFTTIGQQNKKNVLQKNGCDYNEKDWIEIPLSGKKGEITLKVNYAKCFLDLSDYKNLAIEVDNSSKAALDYFITVRGKTTYKKQQSRYLLAAGERKIGKVILMRPILDKQDTWVTTLGDLKMYPYDMHPRWDAFDLKKTTFVSVKIAWEKPSSKTETIKLKAPYGIDTYEFGKHPHFDLPLPVVDNMGQFISDTWENKVPNTEELTKQGKKDLHKFIDKGYDNVEFNKYGGWLNGPQFGATGHFYVKKYNDKWFFIDPEGFLFWSIGVTGVNGGSATPTQGRKELFPTLTENELSSNIGSLLKEAETWKGIDFHSRNLIRKYGLDWKTTHPKVSLGRMHTWGMNTYGAWSQVTKGQKMPYTLIVHPNVVNFGKADKVPDPFSEEFKEDLSRRLKMMANKYKGDEWNLGVFVQNEIHWGKTHHTVPLAVLNSPNSVAAKKEMLKFLGKKYTSIDNLNKEWGSSFTSFETIKVRTINKYNDTFKTDMHDFLRHHAETFYRLSKELVEEYMPGHLYLGSRIHGQIMEKNSIVQEAAAKYCDVVSFNIYRYSVSDFKPLFNADKPVIIGEFHFGVASKGVWGDGLQNATSDEHQADLYKAYMKGAMEHEKIIGAHWFQWVDQLTTGRKDGENYRIGLVDITDQPFDQLTNAVKYTSDTLYETRVGLKQ; encoded by the coding sequence ATGAAAAATATTACTATCTTATATTTTATATTCCTCTTATTTTTTGGCCTTCAATTTACGACTATTGGCCAACAGAATAAAAAAAATGTATTACAAAAAAATGGTTGCGATTATAACGAAAAGGATTGGATAGAAATTCCATTATCAGGAAAAAAAGGAGAAATTACTTTAAAGGTTAATTATGCAAAATGTTTTCTTGATTTAAGTGATTATAAAAATTTAGCTATTGAAGTTGATAACTCATCGAAAGCAGCTCTAGATTATTTTATCACAGTTCGTGGAAAGACAACATATAAGAAGCAACAATCTAGATATTTACTTGCAGCTGGGGAACGTAAAATAGGAAAGGTAATTCTTATGCGTCCAATCCTTGATAAGCAAGATACCTGGGTAACTACTTTAGGTGATCTAAAAATGTACCCTTATGATATGCATCCAAGGTGGGATGCTTTTGACCTTAAAAAGACAACATTTGTATCTGTAAAAATAGCTTGGGAGAAACCCTCTTCTAAAACAGAAACAATAAAATTAAAAGCTCCTTATGGAATAGATACTTATGAATTTGGTAAACATCCTCACTTCGATTTACCCCTTCCTGTTGTTGATAATATGGGTCAATTTATTTCTGATACTTGGGAGAATAAAGTACCTAACACTGAGGAGTTGACAAAACAAGGGAAAAAGGATCTTCATAAATTTATTGATAAAGGATATGACAATGTTGAATTTAATAAATATGGAGGTTGGTTAAATGGGCCTCAATTTGGAGCAACAGGTCATTTTTATGTTAAAAAATATAACGACAAATGGTTTTTTATAGATCCTGAAGGATTCCTTTTTTGGTCTATAGGTGTAACAGGCGTGAATGGAGGTTCTGCAACACCTACTCAAGGTAGAAAAGAACTGTTTCCTACTTTAACTGAAAATGAATTATCTAGTAATATAGGTAGTTTATTAAAAGAGGCTGAAACATGGAAAGGAATTGATTTTCATTCAAGAAATCTAATTAGAAAATATGGTTTAGATTGGAAGACAACTCACCCAAAAGTCTCTTTAGGTAGAATGCATACTTGGGGAATGAATACATACGGAGCGTGGTCGCAAGTTACAAAAGGACAAAAAATGCCTTATACCTTAATAGTACATCCTAATGTTGTCAATTTTGGGAAAGCTGATAAAGTTCCTGATCCATTTTCAGAAGAATTTAAAGAAGACCTTAGCCGTAGGTTAAAAATGATGGCGAATAAATATAAAGGAGATGAATGGAATTTAGGTGTTTTTGTTCAGAACGAGATTCATTGGGGAAAAACGCATCACACTGTTCCTTTAGCTGTTTTAAACTCCCCAAATTCGGTTGCGGCAAAAAAAGAGATGTTAAAATTTTTAGGAAAAAAATATACTTCTATTGATAATTTGAATAAAGAATGGGGAAGTTCATTCACTTCTTTCGAAACTATAAAAGTAAGAACTATAAATAAATACAATGATACTTTTAAGACGGATATGCACGATTTTTTACGTCATCATGCAGAAACTTTCTACAGGTTATCAAAAGAGTTGGTTGAAGAATATATGCCAGGACACTTGTATCTAGGAAGTAGAATTCATGGTCAGATTATGGAAAAAAACAGCATTGTACAAGAGGCTGCAGCTAAGTATTGTGATGTAGTAAGTTTTAATATTTATAGATATTCTGTCTCTGACTTTAAGCCCTTATTTAATGCTGATAAACCTGTAATTATCGGAGAGTTTCATTTTGGTGTTGCAAGTAAAGGTGTTTGGGGAGATGGTTTGCAAAATGCAACTTCTGATGAACATCAAGCAGATCTTTATAAGGCTTATATGAAAGGAGCAATGGAGCATGAGAAAATTATTGGTGCACATTGGTTTCAGTGGGTAGATCAATTAACAACAGGTAGAAAAGATGGCGAAAATTATAGAATTGGATTAGTGGATATTACAGATCAACCTTTTGATCAACTTACAAATGCTGTAAAATATACATCAGATACTTTGTATGAAACTAGAGTTGGTCTAAAACAATAA
- a CDS encoding 3'-5' exonuclease: protein MYLFFDTETTGLPKNWKAPMTEVDNWPRIIQLGYQLYNTKQELVKEYAQLIQPDGWVIPKEKFWIDHGYSTEQNVKEGIPMPNAIQEFIQDIEKSQHIVAHNLSYDHNVLGAEMIRYGQFTRHKTNKYCTKDLTVDFCKLPGNYGKYKWPKLEELHQILFNENFDGAHDALNDVRATARCFFELLNRKEINLIK, encoded by the coding sequence ATGTATTTATTTTTTGATACGGAAACAACAGGCTTACCTAAAAACTGGAAGGCTCCAATGACAGAAGTAGACAATTGGCCAAGGATAATTCAACTCGGATATCAGCTATATAATACTAAACAAGAACTGGTAAAAGAGTATGCTCAATTGATTCAACCTGATGGTTGGGTTATTCCTAAAGAAAAATTTTGGATAGACCATGGTTACTCAACTGAACAAAATGTAAAAGAAGGTATTCCTATGCCTAATGCAATTCAGGAATTTATTCAGGATATTGAAAAAAGCCAGCATATAGTTGCTCATAATTTGAGTTACGATCATAATGTTTTAGGAGCAGAAATGATTCGTTACGGTCAGTTTACGCGCCATAAAACAAATAAATATTGTACTAAAGATTTAACGGTAGATTTCTGTAAACTTCCGGGTAATTATGGGAAATATAAATGGCCTAAGCTAGAAGAATTACATCAGATATTATTTAACGAAAACTTTGATGGAGCCCATGATGCATTGAACGATGTTCGAGCTACAGCAAGGTGCTTCTTTGAGTTATTAAATAGAAAGGAAATCAATTTGATAAAGTAA